In the Rhodoferax fermentans genome, CGAACTTTAGTCATTTGAATTGCCGAACTTTAGCCAAATATGTGCTGGACAATCAGCACATGAACCGTAATGTCCTCTTTGCACTGTCTGCCGCTGCCTTATTTGGCGCGAGCACACCGTTTGCCAAGCTGCTAGTCGGTGACATGTCCCCAGTTCTGCTCGCCGGTCTACTCTACCTGGGTAGTGGTGTGGGCCTGACCCTGATCCGCTTGGTACGGGATCGCGGTTGGCACGCATCTGGATTGCCCCGGGCGGAATGGCCCTGGTTGCTGGGGGCCATCCTATTTGGTGGTGTCTTGGGTCCCCTTGCCCTGATGTTTGGATTGACAAGTACCAGCGGATCGAGTGCCTCACTGCTGCTGAACCTGGAAGCTGTATTGACTGCCGCCATTGCCTGGCTGGTGTTCAAGGAGAACGCCGACAAGCGCATTGTGTTGGGTATGGTGGCCATCGTGGCCGGGGGTGTGGTGCTGTCTTGGCCTAGCCAAAGTACCAGCTCAGCGGACTGGGTGGGTCCCGTTCTGGTGGGCGTGGCATGCCTGTGCTGGGCAATTGACAACAACCTGACCCGCAAGGTTTCAGCATCGGATGCATTGTTTATTGCCGGTAGCAAGGGCATTGTGGCGGGACTGGTCAACAGTACATTGGCCGTAGCGCTGGGAGCGCAACTACCAAGCATGGCAACCGTCACCGCGACGATGGCTGTAGGCCTGCTGGGCTACGGGTTCAGCTTGGTGATGTTCGTCCTGGCATTGCGAGGTCTG is a window encoding:
- a CDS encoding DMT family transporter, which encodes MNRNVLFALSAAALFGASTPFAKLLVGDMSPVLLAGLLYLGSGVGLTLIRLVRDRGWHASGLPRAEWPWLLGAILFGGVLGPLALMFGLTSTSGSSASLLLNLEAVLTAAIAWLVFKENADKRIVLGMVAIVAGGVVLSWPSQSTSSADWVGPVLVGVACLCWAIDNNLTRKVSASDALFIAGSKGIVAGLVNSTLAVALGAQLPSMATVTATMAVGLLGYGFSLVMFVLALRGLGTARTGAYFSTAPFIGAAIALLVFGESTGLAFWVAAALMGLGVWLHLTETHEHEHDHEPLEHVHPHNHDAHHQHTHDSDWNGEGAHVHPHKHVVIRHSHGHFPDIHHRHGH